One window of the Danaus plexippus chromosome 25, MEX_DaPlex, whole genome shotgun sequence genome contains the following:
- the LOC116775222 gene encoding uncharacterized protein LOC116775222, whose protein sequence is MATTENVQENSTPEDMKTVQLLARGLMEIYEPPLVSLNTHLKELTDKQDAVHTMICSERRRLEDLQNDAMLDALLADIATNKEKLSAISGSMMNLHKRVQSLQMRAANIEKVAKSKVSQKPQSS, encoded by the exons ATGGCGACAActgaaaa TGTTCAAGAAAATTCAACACCTGAAGACATGAAAACAGTACAGTTACTGGCTAGGGGGTTAATGGAAATATACGAGCCTCCTTTGGTGTCActaaatacacatttaaaagaattaac TGATAAACAAGATGCTGTACACACTATGATCTGTTCCGAACGGAGGCGACTAGAGGATTTACAGAATGACGCTATGCTTGATGCACTG CTTGCCGATATAGCTACCAACAAGGAGAAGCTCTCGGCAATCAGCGGCAGCATGATGAATCTACATAAAAGGGTGCAATCTTTGCAG ATGAGAGCGGCGAATATAGAGAAGGTGGCTAAGAGTAAAGTCAGCCAGAAACCACAAAGCAGTTAG
- the LOC116775162 gene encoding tubulointerstitial nephritis antigen-like, with protein sequence MMNVLYSLLFCGLVSVTTAYWRPGLPPGPYCGINNQCCTDRKDDCSHRIRDTLCYCDQFCNRTHDDCCPDYEEVCLGKPSNILEPCKHNGKLYFKGDKRMDNCNTCECVQDPYTNQPQWSCERDACIISDDVIYGVNRGNSWRAYNYTQFYGKKLRDGIIYKLGTMPLSHETRRMGPIRYDKDIPYPRDFDARRRWPNFISPVVDQGWCGSDWAVTIATVASDRFAIQSNGAERMVLSPQVLLSCNIRRQQGCRGGHIDVAWNFARGHGLVDEECFPYKAATTSCPFRPKANLIEDGCRPPVRQRTSRYKVGPPGKLATENDIMYDIMESGPVHAVMTVHQDFFHYHDGIYRRSPYGDNTLQGLHSVRIVGWGEDRGDKYWVVANSWGCDWGENGYFRIARGSNESGIESFVVTVLSDVTEAYQKK encoded by the exons ATGATGAAtgt ATTATATTCGCTGCTGTTCTGTGGGCTGGTGAGCGTAACGACGGCGTACTGGCGCCCGGGACTGCCGCCGGGGCCGTACTGCGGCATCAACAACCAGTGCTGCACCGATCGCAAGGATGACTGCTCACATCGGATACGAG ataCTCTATGTTACTGCGATCAATTCTGCAACCGCACTCACGACGATTGCTGTCCTGATTACGAGGAAGTTTGCCTCGGGAAACCCTCGAACATTCTGGAGCCGTGCAAGCATAACGGCAAGTTGTATTTCAAGGGGGACAAGCGAATGGATAACTGTAATACATG TGAATGCGTCCAAGACCCCTACACCAACCAGCCTCAGTGGAGCTGTGAACGCGACGCCTGCATCATCAGTGATGACGTCATCTATGGTGTCAACAGAGGAAACAGCTGGAGGGCCTACAACTATACTCAGTTCTACGGAAAGAAGCTGAGAGACGGGATCATATATAAGCTAg GTACAATGCCATTGAGCCACGAAACAAGACGCATGGGTCCGATCAGATACGACAAGGATATACCGTATCCAAGGGATTTCGACGCTCGCCGCCGCTGGCCCAACTTCATCTCGCCGGTGGTAGACCAAGGATGGTGTGGCTCGGACTGGGCGGTCACCATAGCTACCGTCGCTTCTGATAG GTTCGCGATCCAGTCGAACGGCGCTGAGAGGATGGTGCTGTCCCCTCAGGTGCTGCTCTCTTGTAACATCAGACGTCAGCAGGGCTGTCGCGGCGGCCATATCGACGTAGCCTGGAACTTCGCCAGAGGCCACGG TCTCGTCGACGAGGAATGCTTTCCTTACAAAGCCGCGACTACCAGCTGTCCCTTCAGACCGAAAGCTAATCTCatag AGGACGGTTGCCGGCCTCCGGTCCGCCAAAGAACCTCCCGCTACAAGGTGGGTCCTCCCGGGAAACTCGCCACAGAAAACGACATCATGTACGACATCATGGAGTCCGGGCCGGTACACG CCGTAATGACGGTACACCAGGACTTTTTCCACTACCACGATGGTATCTACCGCCGTTCTCCGTACGGTGACAACACCCTTCAGGGCTTGCATAGCGTCAGGATCGTAGGTTGGGGAGAAGACAGAGGAGATAAATACTGG GTGGTTGCCAACAGCTGGGGCTGTGACTGGGGTGAGAACGGCTACTTCCGTATAGCGCGGGGCAGCAACGAGTCCGGCATCGAGTCGTTCGTGGTCACCGTTCTCAGTGACGTCACTGAGGCCTACCAAAAGAAATAA